One genomic region from Phragmites australis chromosome 1, lpPhrAust1.1, whole genome shotgun sequence encodes:
- the LOC133911785 gene encoding uncharacterized protein LOC133911785 — protein MAARGFEMDTWMNRYRAFAEGVVIMVCPILLAIALNKVNLKQEEHGSVIPITMLVVAAVTLIAGICPFLVCCFSECKRFSSESSSSPHTVTKLLTLISSICLVALACWIIHLIIVDNWAYPAIGAVIGLCILVRNVSYCCANNTAMEGGECSSELENSLDFSAGVAALLFIGLEGLALEGQINRDKGIQDRLTKPMGASFIACVVGVCLMLVETIPPLLSHSIISKLTQIFDILMASAVYLVMLVIMYALMKLRALLLLATPFLILLMHVFHVAVSRDARSSNNRDEESDVHNNVNRSNNAVPSTVGNVPTGDCTLASLELTKVAFTGFLAVSIPSISNGSLNKSTECFIHLAAGAIVSGLIWRCLTHIKSNIANAASLFTHLYVAIATVPFTIMAGNALS, from the exons ATGGCTGCTAGAGGTTTTGAAATG GATACATGGATGAACCGTTACCGTGCTTTCGCCGAAGGCGTGGTGATTATGGTCTGCCCGATTCTTCTTGCAATTGCACTCAACAAGGTAAACCTGAAGCAGGAGGAGCACGGGTCTGTCATTCCAATCACCATGCTCGTGGTCGCAGCCGTTACTTTAATAGCCGGTATATGCCCCTTCCTCGTTTGTTGTTTCTCCGAGTGCAAGAGATTCTCCAGTGAAAGCTCAAGCTCCCCTCACACCGTGACCAAGTTGCTGACACTCATATCCAGTATATGCTTAGTAGCACTTGCCTGCTGGATCATACATCTTATTATCGTTGACAACTGGGCATACCCTGCAATCGGCGCAGTAATTGGACTCTGCATCTTGGTTCGTAATGTCAGCTACTGCTGTGCAAATAATACTGCAATGGAAGGTGGAGAATGCAGCAGTGAACTGGAGAACTCACTCGATTTCTCCGCTGGTGTAGCTGCACTGCTGTTCATCGGACTTGAAGGCTTGGCATTGGAGGGTCAAATTAACAGGGATAAAGGAATACAAGACCGCCTTACCAAACCAATGGGTGCGAGCTTCATCGCTTGTGTTGTTGGCGTGTGCTTGATGCTCGTTGAGACGATCCCCCCTCTTTTAAGTCACAGCATCATAAGCAAGCTTACACAGATCTTTGATATCCTCATGGCTTCTGCAGTCTACTTAGTCATGCTCGTCATTATGTACGCGCTCATGAAACTACGAGCGTTGCTTCTGCTTGCAACTCCGTTCCTGATTCTCCTGATGCATGTGTTCCATGTCGCCGTCAGCAGGGATGCCAGAAGCAGCAACAACCGTGATGAAGAGTCTGATGTGCACAATAATGTTAATAGAAGCAACAATGCCGTCCCCAGCACAGTCGGCAACGTCCCAACAGGAGACTGTACCCTGGCATCGCTTGAGCTAACCAAAGTAGCATTCACTGGATTCCTGGCTGTGTCGATACCAAGCATCAGCAATGGATCACTCAACAAGAGTACTGAATGTTTCATACACCTTGCTGCAGGAGCTATTGTTTCAGGTCTCATCTGGAGGTGCCTGACACATATCAAGTCAAACATTGCGAATGCTGCCTCCTTGTTCACCCATCTCTACGTTGCAATTGCTACAGTTCCATTTACGATCATGGCCGGAAATGCTCTCTCTTGA
- the LOC133911792 gene encoding uncharacterized protein LOC133911792: MEDSKMVNISSVPLSPAPAIVVSFLILQVTQLVQADEDDQLYFIGIIPVVFGCINYTLLYVDLGLPLQRFMLLQDFPGYNIRIYIETAVVVVLSYLSLLVVNWSYIWLAVFPVIVIGFIVALCNELNRQSGSQQRSDDAEASVGSRSDQKTEGLKAVALVPYWALCILGHLDADKFAISQFLLFFSSMLGVLTMMTTKLAVTGVAPGLAPASVLLRRASLIVLLVAVHVVAAEQLGEDVVFFFLTEAAPVLLWFSLHLDRGDNPTITADKMKLHRSTIVGLSAAAAAILAMALQADFMDESSVLSWCTKALVSCGVSGLLIYYVVFMLCQWPGQDGKATPSLQEPVKLLKFWANALLTGAAIFFVFTSLAAVRLGLHEPMVPAPAS; encoded by the coding sequence ATGGAGGATTCAAAAATGGTGAATATTTCATCAGTACCGTTGTCGCCAGCGCCAGCGATCGTCGTCAGTTTTCTAATTCTCCAAGTGACACAACTGGTACAGGCTGATGAAGACGATCAACTGTATTTCATCGGTATAATTCCGGTAGTTTTTGGGTGCATCAATTACACGCTCTTATATGTCGATCTGGGATTGCCACTGCAGCGTTTCATGTTGTTGCAAGACTTTCCTGGATATAATATCAGGATCTACATTGAGACGGCCGTTGTTGTGGTGTTATCTTATTTGTCACTGCTTGTAGTAAACTGGAGCTACATCTGGCTGGCTGTCTTCCCCGTCATCGTGATCGGCTTCATCGTTGCGCTGTGCAATGAACTCAATCGTCAGAGTGGGTCGCAACAGCGGAGTGATGATGCTGAAGCTAGTGTGGGCAGTCGCAGTGATCAGAAAACAGAGGGGCTTAAAGCAGTAGCACTGGTGCCGTACTGGGCACTTTGCATACTGGGGCACCTCGACGCTGACAAATTTGCCATATCCCAGTTCCTTCTCTTCTTCAGTTCTATGCTCGGGGTACTGACGATGATGACGACTAAGCTGGCGGTGACCGGCGTCGCTCCCGGCCTCGCACCAGCGTCCGTGTTGCTGAGGAGGGCCTCGCTTATAGTGCTGCTGGTGGCGGTTCACGTGGTGGCTGCGGAGCAGCTGGGCGAGGATGTGGTGTTCTTCTTCCTGACGGAGGCCGCGCCGGTGCTCCTCTGGTTCAGCCTTCACCTTGACCGCGGCGACAACCCTACCATTACCGCTGACAAGATGAAACTGCACAGAAGTACGATCGTTGGTCTCAGTGCAGCGGCAGCTGCTATCTTGGCAATGGCACTCCAAGCGGACTTCATGGACGAGTCGTCTGTGCTCTCCTGGTGCACCAAGGCTTTGGTGTCTTGTGGCGTTTCAGGGCTTCTAATCTACTATGTTGTTTTCATGTTATGCCAGTGGCCAGGACAAGATGGCAAGGCCACTCCCTCTTTGCAAGAGCCTGTCAAGCTACTCAAGTTTTGGGCGAACGCTTTGCTGACAGGGGCCGCCATATTTTTTGTGTTTACATCTCTGGCTGCAGTGCGGCTAGGTCTGCATGAACCAATGGTCCCTGCACCGGCCAGCTAG